One stretch of Brevinematales bacterium DNA includes these proteins:
- the dnaE gene encoding DNA polymerase III subunit alpha: MKEFVHLHLHTEYSLLDGASKISDLVQKVKEFGMKSVAITDHGNLFGSIEFYKTCKENDIKPIIGVEAYLTEDMHKKEKSTNSNPDSLDKQYSHLVLLAKDIKGYKNLVKLVTKSYLEGFYYKPRIDKKLLEQHKEGLIILSGCIAGEIPQLILKGNYKEAQKVAEWYISNFGKEDFYIEIQRHELEEEKILNPNLIKIAKDMGLKIVATGDSHYLTKEDADIHDVLLCIQTGSKKSDEKRFRFSNNSFYLKSIHEIEKDFGEIPEAIKNTVEISEKCNLEIPFNNKELMPNYGQIDDADKVLREMVLDNLNKMFGGKIPEEYKERANYELEVIRNMGFSNYFLVVQDFVNWAKNNGIPVGPGRGSAAGALITYATGITQIDPIKYNLLFERFLNPERVTMPDIDVDVADRDRDKVIQYLVNKYGKDNTANIITFGTLQTKAAIRDVGRVLGIPQQKVDTIAKSLSDVDSISEAKTVVSEVREIYNNGTDIEKEWIETAEKLEGIVRHASIHASGIVISSVPIYEYIALYRDPKEGTISTQISAQYLEELGFLKMDILGLANLSVIQDTLKLIEETKGIQIDISSIPLDDKKTYQLLSSGETDGIFQVESDGMKEMLKNMKPSCIEDIIAALALYRPGPLGSGMDKQYINRKHGKEKVEYPHKDLEDILKETYGVILYQEQIMKIAQRICGFTLGQADNLRRAIGKKKKEIMEQMKNDFVRGAISNGYDENFAKELFDTIEKFAEYGFNKSHSAAYAIITYQTAYLKAHYPLEYMTALINSEVGKFEKMVHYVSEAIRMNIKILPPHINKSKKFFSIEETNNGLGIRYGFLGIKGFGESSADDILNDREKYGEYKSIEEFFERTSKFLKKNSYEPLIKAGALDPILEKRDKLISNLDKIISFFSSVSKDNELGQNNLFILKDPKTQTELRITSLFENGEIPKDTILNYEKEVLGVFLSHNPLKEYWKEIKNYTNFEADYIDILPEGCPFTVMGMITEIERKETIKGKIANIRISDYYSKKITLYLSVEATKTYENLLQQGKILLFKGVITKNTLGKSFPKVSKILGISEYGKDKVTELHIIISQDTSKDELDKIRNILKEKNGKCITYIGIVGNGGIKYFRTSPIYGVKPSSEVSIKLRTIKGVKSFWYY; the protein is encoded by the coding sequence ATGAAGGAATTTGTCCATTTACACCTACATACCGAGTACAGTTTACTAGATGGTGCTTCAAAAATAAGCGATCTAGTCCAAAAAGTCAAAGAATTTGGAATGAAATCAGTTGCTATAACAGATCATGGTAACCTTTTTGGTAGCATAGAATTTTACAAAACATGTAAAGAAAATGATATAAAACCAATTATAGGGGTAGAAGCATACTTAACTGAAGATATGCACAAGAAGGAAAAATCGACAAATTCTAATCCTGATAGTCTTGACAAACAATATTCTCATCTAGTTTTACTAGCCAAAGATATAAAAGGATATAAAAATCTTGTTAAATTAGTTACTAAATCTTACTTAGAAGGATTTTATTACAAACCTCGTATAGACAAAAAACTACTCGAACAACACAAAGAAGGGTTAATAATTCTGAGTGGGTGTATAGCAGGAGAAATTCCACAACTCATTCTAAAAGGGAATTACAAAGAAGCACAAAAAGTAGCAGAATGGTATATATCCAATTTTGGAAAAGAAGATTTTTACATAGAGATTCAAAGACATGAACTAGAAGAAGAGAAAATATTAAATCCAAATCTCATCAAAATTGCAAAAGACATGGGACTAAAAATTGTTGCAACAGGTGATTCCCACTATCTTACAAAAGAAGATGCCGATATACATGATGTTCTATTGTGTATTCAAACTGGAAGCAAAAAATCAGACGAAAAAAGATTTAGGTTTTCGAATAATTCATTCTACCTAAAGTCTATCCACGAAATTGAGAAAGATTTTGGAGAAATACCCGAAGCTATAAAGAATACTGTTGAAATAAGTGAAAAGTGTAATCTTGAAATACCATTCAACAACAAGGAGTTAATGCCAAATTATGGGCAAATAGATGATGCAGATAAAGTATTAAGAGAAATGGTATTAGATAATCTCAACAAAATGTTCGGGGGGAAAATACCAGAAGAGTATAAAGAAAGAGCAAATTACGAACTTGAAGTTATAAGAAATATGGGTTTCAGCAACTATTTTCTAGTAGTTCAGGACTTTGTAAACTGGGCTAAAAATAACGGTATACCTGTAGGACCCGGTAGAGGATCTGCAGCAGGAGCACTAATTACCTATGCAACAGGTATAACTCAAATCGATCCCATTAAGTATAATCTACTCTTTGAAAGATTTTTAAACCCAGAAAGAGTTACAATGCCAGATATAGATGTTGATGTAGCAGATAGGGATAGAGACAAAGTAATACAATACTTAGTCAACAAGTATGGTAAAGATAATACTGCAAATATAATAACTTTTGGAACACTACAAACCAAAGCAGCGATTAGAGATGTTGGAAGAGTACTAGGAATACCTCAACAAAAAGTTGATACTATTGCTAAATCTTTGTCAGATGTTGATAGTATATCTGAGGCTAAGACTGTAGTGTCTGAGGTAAGAGAAATCTATAACAACGGTACAGATATAGAAAAAGAATGGATTGAGACAGCAGAAAAACTTGAAGGTATAGTTAGACACGCATCAATACACGCTTCAGGAATAGTGATCTCGTCAGTACCAATATACGAATACATAGCACTATATAGAGATCCTAAAGAAGGCACAATATCAACACAAATATCCGCACAATATCTTGAAGAATTAGGCTTCCTTAAAATGGATATACTTGGTCTTGCTAACCTTTCTGTTATACAAGACACATTAAAACTAATAGAGGAAACTAAAGGGATTCAAATAGATATTTCATCCATTCCTCTAGATGATAAGAAAACATATCAACTGCTATCTTCAGGAGAAACTGATGGTATATTTCAAGTTGAGTCAGATGGTATGAAAGAAATGCTTAAAAATATGAAACCATCTTGTATAGAAGACATAATAGCAGCACTTGCATTATACCGACCAGGTCCATTAGGATCAGGTATGGACAAACAGTACATAAATAGAAAACACGGGAAAGAAAAAGTAGAGTATCCTCATAAAGATTTGGAAGATATACTCAAGGAAACTTATGGAGTTATACTTTACCAAGAGCAAATAATGAAAATAGCACAGAGAATATGCGGGTTTACACTAGGCCAGGCAGATAACCTAAGAAGAGCTATAGGTAAAAAGAAAAAAGAGATAATGGAACAGATGAAAAATGATTTTGTCAGAGGAGCAATTTCTAATGGGTATGATGAAAACTTTGCAAAAGAGTTATTTGACACCATAGAAAAGTTTGCCGAATATGGTTTTAACAAATCCCATAGCGCAGCATATGCTATAATAACTTATCAAACAGCATATCTCAAAGCTCATTATCCACTTGAGTATATGACTGCACTGATAAACTCAGAGGTTGGTAAATTCGAAAAAATGGTACATTATGTCTCAGAAGCAATCAGAATGAATATAAAAATACTACCACCACATATAAATAAAAGCAAAAAGTTCTTCTCGATCGAAGAAACAAACAATGGACTAGGAATAAGATATGGATTTCTAGGCATAAAAGGGTTTGGTGAATCTTCAGCAGATGATATACTGAACGACAGAGAAAAGTACGGAGAATACAAAAGTATTGAAGAATTCTTTGAAAGAACTTCCAAATTTCTCAAGAAAAATTCATACGAACCATTAATCAAAGCTGGAGCATTAGATCCAATTCTAGAAAAAAGAGATAAATTAATCTCAAATCTGGATAAGATAATAAGCTTTTTCTCATCTGTTTCAAAAGACAACGAATTAGGACAAAACAACTTATTTATTCTCAAAGATCCTAAAACCCAAACAGAACTTAGAATAACATCGCTTTTTGAAAATGGAGAAATTCCAAAAGATACCATACTAAACTATGAAAAAGAAGTATTGGGTGTCTTCCTATCGCATAATCCGCTAAAAGAATATTGGAAAGAAATAAAAAACTATACAAACTTTGAGGCTGATTATATTGACATCCTACCAGAAGGTTGTCCCTTCACTGTAATGGGTATGATAACAGAAATAGAAAGAAAAGAAACAATAAAAGGAAAAATAGCAAACATAAGAATATCGGATTACTATAGCAAGAAGATAACACTGTACTTATCCGTAGAAGCAACCAAAACTTATGAAAATCTACTACAGCAAGGTAAAATTCTGCTATTCAAAGGAGTTATAACAAAGAATACCTTAGGTAAATCATTCCCAAAAGTATCTAAAATATTGGGAATATCAGAATATGGCAAAGATAAAGTCACAGAACTTCACATAATTATATCTCAAGATACTTCCAAAGATGAACTCGATAAAATAAGGAACATCCTTAAAGAAAAAAATGGAAAATGTATCACATACATAGGAATTGTTGGTAATGGTGGCATAAAATACTTTAGAACCTCACCAATTTATGGGGTAAAACCCTCATCAGAAGTTTCAATAAAACTCCGAACCATAAAAGGTGTAAAATCATTCTGGTATTACTAG
- the nadD gene encoding nicotinate-nucleotide adenylyltransferase → MKIGLFGGTFDPIHIGHLIVANTALVRFTLDKVVFVPAKVSPFKLGRQKMFTDKQIIEMINLSILDNEKFELSDFEILSESVSYTYLTVDYFSNLYNGADIYLVLGSDSFESFCKWKNYEQIIQKCKIIVYPRLGSSLELPKCLESFKHKVFVLQSPVIEISSTIIRKMIVRKEDFRYLVHDRVYEYIKSLM, encoded by the coding sequence ATGAAAATAGGTCTTTTTGGCGGTACCTTTGATCCTATACATATAGGACATTTAATAGTTGCTAATACTGCTTTGGTTAGATTTACATTAGATAAAGTTGTCTTTGTACCAGCAAAGGTGTCTCCATTTAAGCTTGGCCGTCAAAAAATGTTTACAGATAAGCAAATAATTGAGATGATAAATCTCTCAATACTAGATAACGAGAAATTTGAGTTATCGGATTTTGAGATTTTATCTGAAAGTGTTTCTTATACATATCTTACTGTAGATTATTTTAGTAATCTCTATAATGGTGCAGATATTTACCTAGTACTTGGTAGTGATAGTTTTGAAAGTTTTTGTAAGTGGAAAAATTATGAGCAGATAATTCAGAAATGCAAAATAATTGTTTATCCTAGATTGGGAAGTAGTTTGGAATTGCCTAAGTGTTTGGAAAGTTTTAAGCATAAAGTTTTTGTTTTACAGTCTCCTGTTATCGAAATAAGCTCAACTATTATAAGAAAGATGATAGTTAGAAAGGAAGATTTTAGGTATCTAGTTCACGATAGAGTTTATGAGTACATAAAAAGTTTGATGTAA
- the yidD gene encoding membrane protein insertion efficiency factor YidD — translation MKWILVKMIEFYQKYIGPVKGHTCRFYPTCSDYTKEAVIRHGVVKGSFLGIMRILKCHPFHPGGYDPVP, via the coding sequence ATGAAGTGGATATTAGTCAAGATGATAGAATTTTATCAGAAATATATAGGTCCTGTGAAAGGGCATACTTGTAGATTCTATCCAACTTGTTCTGATTATACGAAAGAAGCGGTAATAAGGCATGGTGTCGTTAAGGGTAGCTTTTTGGGTATCATGAGAATATTAAAATGTCATCCTTTTCATCCGGGGGGATATGATCCTGTTCCTTAG
- a CDS encoding HD-GYP domain-containing protein, with product MGTGEIKYDILVDFLKPGMVLSGDLFSKEGIFIWPAKKPLTPNIINQLKTQGIKELYYTKEIKKDLSEIYPPMFSEEVKEKAKEVINNVLHQLKEDNKIEISEVKRIIEQLFKEMIQKLGKAVINLSIVKNYDEYTYVHSVNVTILSMFFSKFLGASDFVTKEIGTGAILHDIGKVKIPTSILYKPGELTEEELTIIKKHPIIGYFAIKDEPTVSTYAKKIVLFHHERYDGNGYPLGIKFDRIGRYPQIVSLADVFDALTSERPYKQGMTIAQALDIIMKRSGTHFEPMLAQRFVIEMAKLYNLPSPYTVGSFVLLNTGEKGIIIHKDSEYSIKPTILLIENSLGKVTSKIKVNLQLDPHRYIVKVITDIDEVERLKILIM from the coding sequence ATGGGAACAGGTGAAATAAAATACGACATACTAGTTGATTTTCTAAAACCCGGCATGGTGCTATCAGGAGATTTATTTTCAAAAGAAGGTATCTTTATATGGCCTGCTAAAAAGCCTCTAACTCCCAACATAATTAATCAACTCAAAACCCAAGGTATAAAAGAATTATACTACACCAAAGAGATAAAAAAAGATCTTTCGGAAATATATCCTCCGATGTTTTCAGAAGAAGTCAAAGAAAAAGCAAAAGAAGTTATAAACAATGTTTTACACCAACTCAAAGAAGACAATAAAATAGAAATATCAGAAGTAAAAAGGATAATAGAACAGCTATTTAAAGAAATGATTCAAAAACTCGGAAAGGCAGTAATAAACCTTTCTATTGTAAAAAACTATGATGAATACACTTACGTACATTCTGTGAACGTAACAATACTTTCAATGTTTTTCTCCAAATTTTTAGGTGCTAGTGATTTTGTAACAAAAGAAATAGGAACAGGAGCAATACTACATGACATAGGTAAGGTAAAAATACCAACATCTATACTTTACAAACCTGGAGAACTCACAGAAGAAGAATTAACGATAATTAAAAAGCATCCAATAATAGGATATTTCGCGATAAAAGATGAACCTACAGTAAGCACATACGCTAAGAAGATAGTACTCTTTCATCACGAGAGATACGACGGCAATGGATATCCTTTGGGAATAAAGTTCGATAGAATAGGGAGATATCCTCAAATTGTTAGTTTAGCAGACGTATTTGACGCTCTTACTTCAGAAAGACCTTACAAACAAGGAATGACCATAGCACAAGCGCTAGATATAATAATGAAAAGATCAGGTACACACTTTGAGCCAATGTTAGCCCAAAGATTTGTAATAGAAATGGCTAAGTTATACAATTTACCATCACCATATACCGTAGGATCATTTGTATTACTGAATACTGGTGAAAAAGGAATAATAATACACAAAGACAGTGAATACTCTATAAAACCCACAATACTACTTATTGAAAATTCTCTCGGTAAGGTAACGAGCAAAATAAAAGTAAATTTACAACTAGATCCACACCGATATATAGTAAAGGTAATAACAGACATCGACGAAGTTGAAAGGTTAAAGATATTAATAATGTGA
- a CDS encoding FecR family protein, which translates to MRRIIFSILVIMISSFVYGQKYVVDTSIGDVYVLNKGKSSIVEVGYIIKQGDTIKTGRDSECYISVDRRGYIKVEPNTSVKFEEIESIAKESKRDKLSVNGNIILSVKGIFSQNSSLSIKTSTAFATVRGTEFVIEVADMTTRVYVLEGKVEVAPLVSQVESDLLMFSTLLNAGEKIEISEIDVINATSFLRKGKEGEYGVFLNSKKKSIIASERERFSQRMKMLRDLQKKRKEELERKKKEYLKDPSKMFEE; encoded by the coding sequence ATGAGAAGAATTATATTTTCGATTCTTGTAATTATGATATCTAGTTTTGTTTATGGGCAGAAATATGTTGTTGATACTTCAATAGGTGATGTTTATGTTTTAAACAAGGGGAAGAGTTCAATAGTAGAAGTTGGGTATATCATAAAGCAAGGGGATACTATAAAAACTGGTAGGGATTCTGAATGTTACATATCAGTTGATAGAAGAGGATATATAAAAGTTGAACCAAATACTTCGGTTAAATTTGAAGAGATTGAAAGTATTGCTAAGGAGAGCAAGAGAGACAAATTGAGTGTTAATGGTAATATAATACTATCAGTTAAAGGTATATTTTCTCAAAATAGCTCTTTGAGCATTAAAACATCAACGGCTTTTGCTACTGTTAGGGGTACAGAGTTTGTGATAGAAGTTGCTGATATGACAACAAGGGTTTACGTTCTTGAGGGTAAAGTAGAAGTTGCTCCGCTTGTTTCACAGGTAGAAAGTGATCTTTTGATGTTTTCGACTTTACTTAATGCAGGGGAGAAGATAGAAATATCAGAAATAGATGTGATAAATGCTACTTCTTTTTTAAGGAAAGGTAAAGAAGGTGAGTATGGCGTTTTTTTGAATAGTAAAAAGAAATCTATTATTGCTTCTGAAAGAGAGAGATTTTCGCAAAGGATGAAAATGTTAAGAGATTTACAGAAAAAGAGAAAAGAAGAGCTTGAGAGAAAGAAAAAAGAATATCTTAAGGATCCATCAAAAATGTTTGAAGAATAA